A single Montipora foliosa isolate CH-2021 chromosome 7, ASM3666993v2, whole genome shotgun sequence DNA region contains:
- the LOC138010262 gene encoding uncharacterized protein codes for MTKLILLFLIVGASAIVRWSKNPILPGYPVIFNGWASQPYCDTVHMSEKECFEDCMNANGHHEDIEDANSITPLCHPVRPKNQKCFFSWIPVACQCAKRCECRLGRCFNSTTCPFCRQRLPS; via the exons ATGACGAAACTGATTTTACTTTTCTTGATTGTCGGTGCTTCAGCAATCGTAAGAT GGAGTAAAAATCCAATTCTTCCTGGCTATCCTGTAATCTTCAATGGTTGGGCATCTCAGCCCTATTGTGATACCGTCCACATGTCGGAAAAAGAATGTTTTGAAGATTGTATGAATGCCAATGGCCATCATGAAGATATTGAGGATGCTAACAGTATTACTCCTCTCTGTCACCCTGTGAGACCCAAAAATCAGAAATGT TTCTTCAGCTGGATACCTGTTGCATGTCAATGTGCTAAACGGTGTGAATGTAGACTTGGTCGCTGTTTTAACAGCACAACCTGCCCGTTTTGTAGACAGCGGCTTCCATCTTAA
- the LOC138010261 gene encoding uncharacterized protein: MVQNYEENIILAPLEFRDGYKPVPAPRTKRPVPAPRSKKPVPAPRTKKRPVPAPRTIIQETNKALKGFTKSYEINIKNSKDPLLQLRNTRKAVAIHIKKILKSMKGLKFIETLRVTFEKQTGREERIMKTAYFNSQPQTITNNTQIELALSLSKQVILNKIAVWISEGSGWTVQSVDNHYLNVVKYEPMKGSSYIKLPTELRSAKGLINIKNSDNECFRWCHIRHLNPQDKDPQRIKKSDKQHVDNLNYQGIEFPVTTKQYNKIEKQNEININVFGHEEKQKYPIYVSKEKYEDNMNLLLITENENKHYVLIKDFNKFMYNQTKHKERKHFCMYCLQCFTSERVLNNHKENCIQLNGAQAIKMPTKDDNILKFNNFHKQLPVPFVIYADFEAITEKIHGCQPNNDKSFTEAYQKHTDCGYGYKVVCCYDDKYTKPVQIYRGEKAVYKFMEAMLDEVKYCKKVMKKYFNKPLRMTKDDEEKFQKADKCHICEKEYNKTDVRVRDHCHVTGQYRGSAHQDCNLNFRITDKIPVIFHNLRGYDSHFIMQEIGETVKNHTYTNKKGEKCQMNINAIPNNMEKYMAFMLGHHLTFIDSFQFMSSSLDRLVSNLPKESLKYTSQIFENEKLDLMSRKGVYPYDFMDSFGKFNEKLPPKEEFYSILNDEHILDDQYKHAQNVWNTFNLKNMGEYHDLYLKSDILLLADVFENFRKTCLQYYKLDPCHYFTSPGLSWDAMLKMTNIKLELMTDIDMFQFIEKGMRGGTSYIANRYGKANNRYMKTYDEKAPSKYIMYLDANNLYGWAMSQYLPTGGFRWMTKKQIDKIDLSKYKEDSNKGSILEVDLEYPKELHDLHNDYPLAPEKVKVNKDMLSNYCQEIADKFNVSTGLVHKLVPTLSNKEKYVLHYRNLQLYTDLDTDSLTYEIQTSDAYQDFWNDKDKFDNSDYSQDSQYFDKTNKKVIGKFKDEAAGIPITEFVGLRSKMYSYMKDNDKGGKTAKGIKKNIIKKNITHENYKNVLFNSEQMQHTMKTIRSNLHQLGSYELNKVSLSCFDDKRYIHNNGMASYAYGHYKIHSTSPRHRFLEI, from the exons ATGGTTCAAAATTATGAAGAAAACATAATTCTTGCTCCATTAGAGTTCCGAGATGGATACAAACCAGTGCCAGCGCCTAGGACTAAAAGACCAGTGCCAGCACCTAGATCCAAAAAACCAGTGCCAGCGCCAAGAACCAAAAAACGACCAGTGCCAGCACCAAGGACTATAATACAAGAAACGAATAAAGCTTTAAAAGGGTTCACAAAGTCTTATGAAATCAACATAAAAAACAGTAAAGACCCACTATTACAACTGCGAAATACAAGAAAGGCTGTTGCCATACAtatcaaaaaaatattgaaatcaatgaaaggtctgaaatttattgaaacactcagagtaacatttgaaaagcaaacAGGGCGAGAAGAAAGAATTATGAAAACAGCGTATTTCAACAGTCAAccccaaacaataacaaataacacacaaattgaactagctttatctttgtcaaaacaagtcatacTAAACAAGATTGCAGTTTGGATTTCAGAAGGATCTGGTTGGACTGTTCAATCTGTTGACAATCATTATCTTAATGTGGTAAAATACGAACCAATGAAAGGATCTTCTTATATAAAACTACCCACAGAACTCAGAAGTGCAAAGGGATTGATAAACATAAAAAACAGTGACAATGAATGCTTCAGATGGTGCCACATAAGACATTTGAACCCCCAAGacaaagatcctcaaagaataaaaaaatcagataaaCAACACGTAGACAACCTAAATTATCAAGGCATTGAATTCCCTGTGACcaccaaacagtacaacaaaatagaaaagcagAACGAGATTAACATCAATGTATTTGGTCatgaagaaaaacagaaatatcCAATCTATGTCTCgaaagaaaagtatgaagacaatatgaatctgcttcttataacagaaaatgaaaacaagcactatGTATTGATAAAGGATTTCAACAAGTTTATGTACAATCAAACGAAGCATAAAGAGAGGAAACATTTTTGCATGTATTGTCTTCAATGCTTCACTTCTGAAAGAGTGTTGAATaatcataaagaaaactgtatcCAATTAAATGGAgcacaagcaattaaaatgccaacaaaagatgataacatactaaaattcaataatttccacAAACAACTACCCGTTCCATTTGTAATATATGCAGATTTCGAAgccataactgaaaaaatacaTGGATGTCAACCCAATAATGACAAATCATTCACTGAAGCTTATCAGAAGCATACAGACTGTGGATACGGTTACAAGGTTGTTTGTTGTTATGACGATAAATACACgaaaccagtacaaatttacAGAGGTGAAAAAGCCgtttacaaatttatggaagctATGCTGGATGAAGTCAAATATTGCAAGAAggttatgaaaaaatatttcaataaaccattaagaatgactaaagatgatgaagaaaaattccaaaaagctgATAAATGCCATATATGTGagaaagaatacaataaaactGATGTAAGAGTAAGAGATCACTGCCATGTGACTGGCCAGTACAGAGGATCCGCACATCAAGATTGCAATCTCAACTTCAGAATAACTGACAAAATTCCAGTGATATTCCACAATCTACGTGGGTATGACAGTCATTTCATAATGCAAGAGATCGGTGAGACAGTTAAAAATCATACATACACAAACAAGAAAGGTGAAAAGTGCCAAATGAATATAAATGCAATTCCCAATAACATGGAGAAATACATGGCTTTCATGCTCGGTCATCATCTGACCTTTATTGACAGTTTCCAATTCATGAGCTCAAGTCTTGACAGACTGGTCAGCAATCTACCAAAAGAATCATTGAAATACACCTCTCAAATATTTGAAAACGAAAAGCTTGATTTGATGTCTCGAAAAGGAGTATATCCATACGACTTCATGGATAGCTTCggtaaattcaatgaaaagctaccaccaaaagaagaattttacagtatATTAAATGATGAGCATATCTTAGATGATCAATACAAACATGCTCAAAATGTATGGAACACTTTCAATCTAAAAAATATGGGTGAGTACCATGACTTATATCTCAAATCTGACATCCTTCTATTAGCTGATGTGTTTGAAAACTTTCGAAAGACATGTCTGCAATACTACAAACTAGACCCCTGTCATTATTTTACATCTCCAGGTCTTTCATGGGATGCTATGTTAAAGATGACTAACATTAAATTGGAGCTTATGACTGATATTGACATGTTTCAGTTTATTGAAAAAGGAATGCGTGGCGGAACCAGTTATATTGCTAACCGATACGGTAAAGCTAATAATAGATACATGAAAACATATGATGAAAAGGCGCCCTCAAAATATATCATGTATTTAGACGCCAACAATCTGTATGGTTGGGCAATGAGCCAATACCTTCCAACTGGCGGATTCAGATGGATgactaaaaaacaaattgacaaAATAGACTTATCCAAGTATAAAGAAGATAGCAATAAAGGTTCGATATTAGAAGTTGATTTGGAATATCCCAAAGAATTACACGATCTGCATAATGATTATCCGCTAGCACCTGAAAAGGTAAAAGTCAACAAAGATATGCTTTCTAATTATTGCCAAGAAATAGCCGATAAATTCAATGTATCAACTGGTTTAGTTCATAAACTGGTACCTACGTtaagcaataaagaaaaatacgtACTCCATTACAGAAACCTTCAATTATACACAGatcttg acacagacagcttGACATATGAAATCCAAACGAGTGATGCATACcaagacttttggaatgataaagacaaattcgaCAACAGTGATTATTCTCAAGATTCGCAATATTTCGACAAGACAAATAAAAAGGTAATCGGTAAATTCAAAGACGAGGCAGCAGGTATACCGATCACCGAATTCGTTGGATTGAGATCAAAAATGTATTCCTACatgaaagacaatgacaaaggTGGAAAGACGGCAAAGggaatcaagaaaaatattattaagAAGAACATCACtcatgaaaattacaaaaacgtACTGTTCAACAGCGAACAAATGCAACACACCATGAAAACGATCAGAAGCAACTTGCATCAACTTGGGAGCTATGAGCTTAATAAAGTATCATTATCCTGCTTCGATGACAAGCGATATATTCACAACAATGGTATGGCAAGTTACGCATACGGTCACTATAAAATCCATTCTACCTCGCCACGGCATAGATTCCtagaaatataa